Genomic segment of Mucilaginibacter sabulilitoris:
TACTTGAAACAACTGTCGTTTAAAGTAATAATTTTGTACTTCATCCCTCCAACATTTATAATACTATCATTAACAAATTTCCACGATTCGATTAACTGAATGTCTCCAAAACTTGCCTTTTCAAAGGTTTTAGATCCCTTGTGCCGCTTATAAACTAACCATTTCCCGTCCTTGCTGAAACTATAAAATGTGGAATCCCTTCCATTTTTGGTACCCGCCTCTACTTGCCAAAGTTTGCCATCAGAATACAGGAGTTTCTCTTTGTTTCGTTGATTATTGCATGCAAATGTTAAAAGTGCAAAAAAAATCGACAGACAACTGTATTTATTACTTTTTATTACTCTTTGCTTTATCATTGGTATCTATAATTACAAGTTTAATATGGCCCGTTGGGGCATTCGGATCTATTCCTATTACCATGTCGCTTTTGTTAGCAATTAATGATTGATTTGCCCTGATAACCAACTTCTCGATATCTTCACTCTGAACATAATCTTTTTCATACGCATCTTCTAAATAACTAATAAAACTTCCTAATACGCCACTCTTGAAGCTCTCAGTAGTTTTTCTAAAACTTTTATCAGCTATTTCATCTGCATAAACTTCAGCATGCTCGATGTTGGTAGCTCCTAAAAAACCTTGTTTTCGATCCCTATGGAGTTTTTCGTGATATAATGCATTGATCAAATTATCATAATTTCCTAAATCGCGATCAATATTTCCTGATGTATTATTTAAATAGATATTAGCTCCGGTGGTAAATGCCAAGCCATCCTTATTTCTACCCCTCGGTTTTACCCCAACTACCCCTCGGGGTATTCCTATTTTACTTCCATAATAGCCGGCTATGTTAGCGATTAACTGTTCATTATTACCGCTAAAGGGGAGATCTGCAATGTTCACTAGTTGACCTTCATTCGTTCTTACTAAAATATTGTGTCCTTTTGGTGTTATTTGAACTAATTCACCCTTTAAATTAAAAATATGATCTTTGGGGCCCATTCCGTCTGGGTCGGTAAATCGAATGGGATTGTTAAGTGCATAAATATAGGGTGACCATCTGGGATATTTTTCCGCCAGCGGATCCACACTGGTCCACCTAACAACCAACTTAATTCGAGTACCATTCTTTATTCTCAACATAATTTATACTATGTTGCTACTTATCATAAGTTGATAAACGAACGAACATACTGGCACGATGGCTTCTTTGATCTACGATGGTGCTGTACGAAGACCGGTTATTCAAAGAGCAACTTCATCGGTACCATAAACAGACCACTGGCAAACATTGTGAAGGGGCTCCGGATATTACTTGATGCTTTGATTTCAACCTGCTTTTATTACAAAATAAACTTCTTACAGCTTTATAATATAATAAAAAAACCTCGTTGCACTTGCTCCGCAGAGGTTTTACCTAAATCATATGAAGATATTACGTCTTGAATATGAACTACGAGTATATGGGTTGCTGTTTATCTGCAAAGTTTTATTCACAGACTATGTCGGCATATATAATCGATTCTACAGTTATCCTATATCGGCCGATATTTAGCCTTTCTAAGAGGACCGTTGTCAAGATAATCAAGATATAAGTTACCGGTCACTATTAAATACCGCTAATGCTATTTTCGAAAGATATGGTTGAACTTTTTTGGCGACATCGCTGTCGGAATAAAGGGGCTGAAAAATTTCTATCACAATAGCATCCTTTGTTTTTTCTTTTCCAAGCTTCATTGCTTCGTTAATAAAATCTACGCAACTATGAATGATGTGCTTATTATCAATATTTGACATCATATATTGATAAAAGTCTGCTAAGATGAGATATACTCCATCCTCTTCGTCGAATATGGTCTGAAATCCAGGGACAAATGATCTTAAACGGTTGATCAGTCTTGGATAATATTCATCTCTATTGACCTGAAATTGCATGTTGTACTTGAATTAACATAGATTTTACAATTTGTCTATCAGCAGCTGACAGATTAGCTCTGTTTCTCCATACTTTAGTTAAAGCAGTTCTTAATTCAAAAATTTTTTGCGTGTGGTTGCGCCCACCAACAGCGACACCGGATGCTTGCTCAAGTCGATACGCTGCCATTGTACTACCATCTCCAACCTGTGCACCTTCTCTATAAGTATATTCAATAAGACGGCGCAATTTAGAATTTTGTGCTGAATTTAACAAATTTGAGCGAGTAGTTCCGATTAATTTACCCGGCGATGCAACACCTAATATTCCTAAAAGAACAGTAGCGACATCGTCGCACTCTTGTACATTCGACTGATTTCCAGGAGCATTTATATCTCTCACCAATATCTGCCACCATCTATTTATTACCCCTTCATCACCCCCATCTGTTCCATTTAATATAAATTCTAAATCTTGGGACTGTTTATCGGGCATATCGCCTTGATTGTAATTATAGGCAGATGCTGGAATTAAATATTGCCCACCGTAATTTTTTGCTTTTGTAGGATCATAAAAGGTATATTGATCTCCTTTTTTATATTTTTTATCTGGATCTTCATAGCCAACCAATGCCTTAGTCCCATCTCCAAAATCCATATAAACTCCATGATCATCGTCATCAGTATGATCTATAACAGTGCCGCCCGGATTAATAATCGTTGAAGCATATGCCATACCATTGGGGTCGATGTTTTTAACTGGGCTATTAGCCGCATAATTATAGGGAGTTGACTTTCTATATGCTTCCGCCAACGGATCTATGCTTGTCCACCTTGCTATAACCGGGTCATAGAATCTGGCGCCGTAATCGTACCATCCCAGGTTTTCCTGCAATTCCTTCTTATTATAAAGATAATTATTTTTTAAGCTTGGTATCGTAGCCGATTTAATATCCATGCCGAAGGGATAATAGTCATCCGTCTGTTTGGCTGTAGCTGTTGCCCCGAAACTGTCAAAACTTACCCTGCTGTTACCCAGGTGGTCCGTTAAAGTGTATTCGTAGTTATACGTGCTGGCGTCTTTAGGCAATGCCCGTCCTTCCTCCGTTTGGATAAAAGCGATGGCCGTGCTCCCGCTGCTGTTGTCATACTGGATGCCATTAATATAGTCGGTTATATCTGTCCCAAGCACCCGCCTCAGCTTCTGTCCTGTAGCATCATAGGTATAGGTTGTATTCTTGCCCGTGATCGTCTGCGGCAGGTTCAAAAGATTATACGAAATACCGGTGATTCCCTTGCCGCTGTCCTGGGTCAGGTTACCATTTCCGTCATAAGCGTAGGTTGTTGTCCCCTGTTTTAACCCAAGATCATTTGTCGTCGCGTCATTTACACTTGCAAGCCGGATGCTATTTGTACCATAGGTATACGTCAGCTGGTCGATCAGCACCGCTCCTGCAAAACGTTTCATCGCCGTAATACTGCCCATATTATCATAGGTAATACTGTTCTCGTTGTTTGCTAATGTCCCGCTGCTAATAGTACTGTTGCCAAGCGTCAATCGGTTCAACTGGTCGTACAAATAAGTATAATGTTTATCCAGGTTTCCTGGCACGCCCCAGAACTGGTAAGCAATATTGCCGTTATAAAATTTGGTAACCCCGGTATTGTAACGCAGTTCTTCGGCAAAAAGCGGTGCGCTGCTCGTCCTCAGCCAGCCACGTTCATTGTACGCATAGGTGATATCTTGCCGGAAGTTGACGCTGTCGGTACTATGCAGGTGCTTTTTCCACAACTGGCCGACCTCATTATAATCAAGTTGGGAGATCAATGTACGGGTGTCAGCCGCCTGATCGCCATTGGTAATCTGCTTCCAGGTCTTGATCTTCCTGCCCATGTGGTCATAGATGTATTGATCATTCACAGTTACAAATGGCACGGTAGCGCTTGATGAGGTAAAATGCCTCCGCTGTGTCCTGGTAATCTGATTGTTGAAGTTATACCTCACAGTTTCCACGTCATAATTTGAGGCACTCAGTATACCGCCCAGGTAATGGCGCTCCGTCGTTTGTCTTTGCCTGCCTTTGTCATCATAATAATGTACCGCCCACATCATATCCGGCGCCGAATTATTGACGGTGTTCAGTACCATTGTACGGCTTGCCGTCAGCAATCCGGTTGGATTGGTCAGCGTGCCGGTAACTGCAGGGTTAAAAGGTTTGGCCGGAAATAGGTAATCGTCATAGTAATTGATCTGCAATGTTTTGCTCAGCGTCGGATAGCTGGTCGGGTGATATCCTGGAGTGATACCGGTGGTGATTGTATTGTCGCGAACATCCGCCTGTGTTCCTCCATAAATGCTGGCCTGTAAATTGGCTAAAGTTCTCACGGAGCCTGCGTTCCAGAGACCAGTGATGACTACTCGTCCAAATGCATCATATTTATTCACTGTCCATTGGTTAGCCAGCCTTTGGGTACTATCCTGGGTCAATACAGGTTGATCCAACTGATTGTACACCGTAAACTCCCATCCTTTACCTGGGATCTTTTTCTGCGTCAGCCGGTTCCGCTCATCATAGCGGTACCAGTAGCACAAATTATTCAATATCGCTCCTGTAGGCGTTACGACGTCGGCATTTGATCCCGGTGTCAGCACATATGCCAAATTCCCCGAATCGTCGTATACATAATATGTTGACAGCATTTGCAAAGTTAAAGGTGCTCCTGTATAGTTAAATGTTCGTTTAAGTACCACATGCCCTTCTTTATCCTTGTATTCTTCAGTTGTTCCCCCTCTGCCATTAGTCCAGTTCTCATCTTTGCTCACGGTTACGTAAAGCTCACCCGTTTTATAGTTCAAATCAGTCGCATTTCCACGTGTAAGCGTCCGGCTTCCGTTCGGATTGGCTGTCGCCATATATAAAGGCACAATCCTGCTCGTTACGGTATCAGCCCCCGAAAATGCTATTTCATTATTCGTCGCGTATACTTGTTTTACGGTATGCCCCGAAGTGGAGATACCCGCATTCAGCGGTTGCCAGGCCGCTCCCGGTGCGCCTTGTTCCAGTACCCGGTTCAGCGGGGACGATTCATAAACCGTTTGGGCGTAAGGATTTGGAATATTGGGTATACCGGATATCGGAGTGGAGTAAAAATTCGGCTGACCCAGTCCTGAAGACAGCGCATCCGTTTTATAACTGCCATTGCTCGTTCCCGTTTTTAAGGCATAGGGCAAATATTTTTTCACTTCTCTGCCAAACTCGTCATATTCGATCGGCTGTACTACATCCTTATACATCTTGGACCCTTTGACATCAACCGATTGTATCGGACGGCCCAGGCCGTCAAAGTATTGTATATTAACATCAACGCTTCCGACATTCATACCCGAAAGCTGGGTTATTCCGGTGACATCATCTACCTCCGTCCGTAGGGTGCTATTTACAATATAATTCATATTGCTACTTGGGGTGATAGCCATCGGCTGGTTGTTGATCACGGTAACGATCGCAGCTGCAGTGTAAGCTCTTGCGCCATTACTGATGGCGACCCTTCGAAAATACGTTGTTGCATAAAGCGTTCCTGGTGCATATCCGTTAGAGGTTACCGCAGGTGAGATATCAGTCCAGGAACTGCCATCATCAGAGATCTGCCAAAGATAAGTAATGGTGCCATTACCCCCTGAACCAGACGCTGAACTGGCGATCGGGGCTGCAGCTGTGCTGTAATTGATCGACTGGGAGGCCGGGCTTATCGTTCCGGCCAGCAGCTGGGGATAAACGGTGATCTTGACTGAATTGGTATAAACGATCGCGTCATTGCTGTTTACTGATCTGCGAAAGTAGGTTGTCGACAATAGCTGTGTCGGTTTGTAGGTAAGCCCCGTCGCCGTAATGATATTAGTCCAGGTAGCATTATCCGGGGAGCTTTGCCAAACGTAATCATATGCGCCGTCTCCCCCCGATGCTGTACCCACGCTTGCCAGCGTTGCCGCATCAGCCCCGTAGTTAATCGTCTGGGGAGTGGTCGTGATGCTCCCGGGCATGAGCTGAGGGTAAACTGTTGCGGTATAATTACCAGTATAAACCGTTTCTGTCTCGCAGCTGATTTTACAGCGGTAGCCAGTTGTCGCCGTCAGGTTTCCGGGCGTATAGCTTTGACCGGTCGCCCCGCTGATATCAGTAAAGCTGACATTGCCGTCTGTGCTGACCTGCCAGCGGTAGGTATAATTACCTCCGCAGGTTCCTCCTGTGGCTGAGGTTGTGCTGATCGTACCCGGACTTTCTCCATAATTGACATTGCTCCCGGCAGAACTGATCGTGCCTGGCGCCAGGTGCGGATAAACATTGACGGTGGCAGTTGTGGAATAAACTGATTCACCTCCGCAGGTAACCATCCGTTGATAATACATCGTTTGTGTGAGCGCAGGTGGCGTATAAGAACTTCCGGTCGCGCCGGATATTGGGTAGAATGTGGAACCGTTACTCGAATTTACCCATTGATATCCATAAGAACCATTACAGTTCCCGCCTGATGCCATCGAGCAACTTAAGACCGCCGGTGCCGCTCCGGTAAGCACGCTCTGACTCGCGGGACTGGCATTTCCGCCATTCAGCGCCGCCAGGACATTGACCACCGCAATTCCGGAATAGCCGCTTTGTTGCGCATTGGTTAACACATACCTGCGGTAATAATAAGTGTTCGCTGATAATGCTCCTGAAAAACTCAAATTCTGCCCCGTCGCGCCTGGAACATTGGTCCAGGTAGACTGATCAGTGCTCTGCTGCCATTGATAGCTATAGGTGATCGGCGGGCATCCACCGTTGGATGCAGCGCTGCAACTGATGGTACCCGGCGTGGTTTTATAAACGGTCTGCGCGCTATTGCCGTTAATAACTCCTGGCGAAAGTATCGCTGTAGCACTTACATTTAGCGAGGCGCTGTAATTACCAGAACTATAGACGTGAACATTCACACTGCCCGATCCTGAATTCCAGATAACTGAAACCGAGGAAAGGCCTGTTCCGTTCTGACTGCTGCTACTGGTGCCCGCTATTAGACCTCCAATAATCTCCCATTGGGTGGGATTACCGGAGGTGTAGCTGCTGCTCACGCTGTAGGTATAAGTTTGCCCTGCCGCAGCACATGTAGGACCAGAAATAGTCATTTGGGCTAAAGCTGTTTTCATGAAACCGGCAAGCAGCACTATTGATAAAATCAGCACGCGAAGACTAATTTGAGCGGAAACTGACTTGTATATCTGGATATCATTCCGCAAAATCTTACGGGAACTTATTCTAAAAAGTCTCATATTGGTGATAATGGTTCAGGTGTTTACTTTGGTTATTGTCCCGCGTAATGATAATCGGTGTGCTTTACTACATGTCCATCCTCGTCTTTTACATTTTTCAATCGCTGAAAACTGTCATATTCGTAGGTGGTTGTTATGCCTTTCGCATCCGTCGCACTGGTCATACCCACCAGCGGATCATAGGTATAAGTCGTCATTTGCGCATCGGATGGGCAAAAGCGTACATCGTCGATTTGTCCGCTGGGAATATTAATCGTATAGCTGCCCCCTGTTACACTCACCGGGGATTGCGTTTGTAAAGTCCAGCTATTTCCGCTCTTCAACCAGTAGCTGAGTACGTAATTCCTGACTGACAGCCCATTTAAGTTTTTGGTGTAAGCTCCGGTATAACTTAAATGACCGGTTCTGGCGTCATTTATCGTGCTGTTCCCGCCGCCTTCCTCGAAACCTTCGTAGTAAAAATCTTTGGTCCCGGTTATGGTAGTTACCGTTGTGCTTACCGGGTAAAATATGCCCAGACCAACATCAGAACCGGTGTTCTGACTTTCATAGATCTGAGCAGTGACAATGTAATGGCCAGGTATAAAGTTACTATTGGACCAGGCCGTACTATAACTGCCGCAATTGCCTCCGGGACTTGATACGCAAAGCGGTATGGTCGTGCCTGTAGTTGACGGCCCGCTGATAATCACACTTACCTTCATAGAACCATTGGTTCCCGGGTTGCCCGTAAAACCAAGGCTCATACTGATAGTACCCGTGGCGGTCATGTCAAAAGCCGTGGTATAGGTAGTTGTACTACCATTGGTTAAACGGATGTAACCGGTACCTTGATCTGTGACAATATTGTCTGTACTTACAGATAAATTTGCAGCATTTGCTACTGTCACGGTCGGATAATTATTATTATATCCCCATTGAAATGCTTGCAGCGTACCATTGGTTTGGTGCATTTGCAGGGCATGACCGAAGGCGTCATAATTGCCAACCGACATCCTTGGTTTATAGGATGGATCTTTAGTCAGTTGTCCTGATGTGTTTATCGTAGATGGGACAAAGCTTGTAACCGGGTTTATGCTTTCGGAAACATAGGAAAGGTCCGGAAGCGGCAACGTACTGTTGTAGCTGTTTAATGATGCGCTTATAGTCCTTAAACCGGTACCGTTTGTATTGACGCGTTGATTATAAAGCTCAACAGGGACGCTTACTGCATAATTATCCTGAAGGTTCTTAACACCTTTTGAGAAGTCATCGGTATTTGACGCGACCGTATAATTTTTCGGATAAATATAATTGGTGATCAGTTTTTCGCTACTGCTGTTTTGTACGGCCTGCTGAACCAGATTGCGGGTACTGTTACCGGGATCGTAAGTATAGTCGGTGGTGGTTACGGTATTAGCCGAAAGCGGTTCCGTAGGGTATACCGTTTCTACTCGTCGTTTTAAGAATGGATAAAACGTATAATTCCTGACAGCCGAAATCCTGAAAAAATTCATTCTATTTCCGTTACTCGGAATTATTTTCGCTGACGTCAGTATTGATTTAACATATGCATTAAATCTGCCCGGATCGTCATTGTAGGTATTTTCAACACTTTGAACAGGCCGACTATTATTGTTATAATAAAATTCTGTAAGAACGTTTCCCCGTTCAAAACTACGATCAGTATAATTGCAGAGCAATCCGTCAGTAGGCGCCATATAAAGATATGCGTCCGGCGTATGATCCATATAGCCATTATCATGGTTGGTGAATGTGGTTGCTTTCATTCCGTTATAAACCCCATTTGCCGATTGTCGTTCGATAACTTTGGTATAGGTGACGATGGTCCCGTCATTATTATGGACCGGATATTTATTGTTGCTAGTGAAATACCAATAACTTACATTGCTCATGGTCACTGCCGAATATCCGGGGGCATTGTAAAAACTTAAATTGGGCTGATTGACAATGTATTCCGGTAACGGAGAACCCAGCACACCACTTGATACGTTAGTTGCGAGGTCGTTGACATAACTATATTCAAATACAAGGGGCTTACCGGTTACGTTGTCCGTTGAGGTTATTTTACTGACGCGTACCCCCCCGCCTGTAGCCTCTGTTCCCAATATGTTTAATCCGGCCGGATAATTGCCTACCCAGCTTTTAAACTTATTCGGCTGGTATTCAAACATGGTATACCCACCGGTTGGATAATTGATTTGTGTTAATATGCCGGCCTTCACAAAGGTTGCATCCGGCGTACGAAAGGCGTTATAATCGCTGACGCTGTTCGGGCTACCCGGAGCAATCGTCGGGAAACTTCTTAGTCC
This window contains:
- a CDS encoding DUF6443 domain-containing protein, giving the protein MRLFRISSRKILRNDIQIYKSVSAQISLRVLILSIVLLAGFMKTALAQMTISGPTCAAAGQTYTYSVSSSYTSGNPTQWEIIGGLIAGTSSSSQNGTGLSSVSVIWNSGSGSVNVHVYSSGNYSASLNVSATAILSPGVINGNSAQTVYKTTPGTISCSAASNGGCPPITYSYQWQQSTDQSTWTNVPGATGQNLSFSGALSANTYYYRRYVLTNAQQSGYSGIAVVNVLAALNGGNASPASQSVLTGAAPAVLSCSMASGGNCNGSYGYQWVNSSNGSTFYPISGATGSSYTPPALTQTMYYQRMVTCGGESVYSTTATVNVYPHLAPGTISSAGSNVNYGESPGTISTTSATGGTCGGNYTYRWQVSTDGNVSFTDISGATGQSYTPGNLTATTGYRCKISCETETVYTGNYTATVYPQLMPGSITTTPQTINYGADAATLASVGTASGGDGAYDYVWQSSPDNATWTNIITATGLTYKPTQLLSTTYFRRSVNSNDAIVYTNSVKITVYPQLLAGTISPASQSINYSTAAAPIASSASGSGGNGTITYLWQISDDGSSWTDISPAVTSNGYAPGTLYATTYFRRVAISNGARAYTAAAIVTVINNQPMAITPSSNMNYIVNSTLRTEVDDVTGITQLSGMNVGSVDVNIQYFDGLGRPIQSVDVKGSKMYKDVVQPIEYDEFGREVKKYLPYALKTGTSNGSYKTDALSSGLGQPNFYSTPISGIPNIPNPYAQTVYESSPLNRVLEQGAPGAAWQPLNAGISTSGHTVKQVYATNNEIAFSGADTVTSRIVPLYMATANPNGSRTLTRGNATDLNYKTGELYVTVSKDENWTNGRGGTTEEYKDKEGHVVLKRTFNYTGAPLTLQMLSTYYVYDDSGNLAYVLTPGSNADVVTPTGAILNNLCYWYRYDERNRLTQKKIPGKGWEFTVYNQLDQPVLTQDSTQRLANQWTVNKYDAFGRVVITGLWNAGSVRTLANLQASIYGGTQADVRDNTITTGITPGYHPTSYPTLSKTLQINYYDDYLFPAKPFNPAVTGTLTNPTGLLTASRTMVLNTVNNSAPDMMWAVHYYDDKGRQRQTTERHYLGGILSASNYDVETVRYNFNNQITRTQRRHFTSSSATVPFVTVNDQYIYDHMGRKIKTWKQITNGDQAADTRTLISQLDYNEVGQLWKKHLHSTDSVNFRQDITYAYNERGWLRTSSAPLFAEELRYNTGVTKFYNGNIAYQFWGVPGNLDKHYTYLYDQLNRLTLGNSTISSGTLANNENSITYDNMGSITAMKRFAGAVLIDQLTYTYGTNSIRLASVNDATTNDLGLKQGTTTYAYDGNGNLTQDSGKGITGISYNLLNLPQTITGKNTTYTYDATGQKLRRVLGTDITDYINGIQYDNSSGSTAIAFIQTEEGRALPKDASTYNYEYTLTDHLGNSRVSFDSFGATATAKQTDDYYPFGMDIKSATIPSLKNNYLYNKKELQENLGWYDYGARFYDPVIARWTSIDPLAEAYRKSTPYNYAANSPVKNIDPNGMAYASTIINPGGTVIDHTDDDDHGVYMDFGDGTKALVGYEDPDKKYKKGDQYTFYDPTKAKNYGGQYLIPASAYNYNQGDMPDKQSQDLEFILNGTDGGDEGVINRWWQILVRDINAPGNQSNVQECDDVATVLLGILGVASPGKLIGTTRSNLLNSAQNSKLRRLIEYTYREGAQVGDGSTMAAYRLEQASGVAVGGRNHTQKIFELRTALTKVWRNRANLSAADRQIVKSMLIQVQHAISGQ
- a CDS encoding DUF7674 family protein, producing MQFQVNRDEYYPRLINRLRSFVPGFQTIFDEEDGVYLILADFYQYMMSNIDNKHIIHSCVDFINEAMKLGKEKTKDAIVIEIFQPLYSDSDVAKKVQPYLSKIALAVFNSDR
- a CDS encoding RHS repeat domain-containing protein, with the protein product MKIRVCRAIAVLMLSIASEAVNGQQSIPNQIPLNYADITGKELLTSPTTTAFTQYGKVPVSLFTGAADISIPLYDIKVDDFDMPVSLSYSSTGIQPNSHASWVGTGWNLMAGATITRKVNGSIDEFIAPYDYADNVSTIHAGDHLGWYFSSIEHTNPTNNSAWTTNIGNGAFYPGMLYIDGKSLIRDYAADEFDFNIFGLSGAFFMGEDGNWKVRSKDGKTIKIEEIYDRYVFKPFPSATGVTGVGTFIGFKITTGDGTQYYFGDYKKVGSEDNVATNTAIEFNRAGLFFSIFNNNVVATAWHIRKITLPNKKEIIFDYFRDGNQYIYSPSGNSEQYNVTYSVPWGIGSVQNAFYQEPIDANVNIIDPVYLRSISFPQGKLVLNSEPTFEPDNLESTFSSFNYFTTSSSAGARIAHDIYGAYPEITPPNGSQLSAMGNGRAAPSNWYKLNSIELQDYNGKKLKEAKFTYNQPQLPSNTRYFLQSVQAFGYYNNPGGISMPPYTFQYNSTVLPKYCSINVDHWGYYTGLRSFPTIAPGSPNSVSDYNAFRTPDATFVKAGILTQINYPTGGYTMFEYQPNKFKSWVGNYPAGLNILGTEATGGGVRVSKITSTDNVTGKPLVFEYSYVNDLATNVSSGVLGSPLPEYIVNQPNLSFYNAPGYSAVTMSNVSYWYFTSNNKYPVHNNDGTIVTYTKVIERQSANGVYNGMKATTFTNHDNGYMDHTPDAYLYMAPTDGLLCNYTDRSFERGNVLTEFYYNNNSRPVQSVENTYNDDPGRFNAYVKSILTSAKIIPSNGNRMNFFRISAVRNYTFYPFLKRRVETVYPTEPLSANTVTTTDYTYDPGNSTRNLVQQAVQNSSSEKLITNYIYPKNYTVASNTDDFSKGVKNLQDNYAVSVPVELYNQRVNTNGTGLRTISASLNSYNSTLPLPDLSYVSESINPVTSFVPSTINTSGQLTKDPSYKPRMSVGNYDAFGHALQMHQTNGTLQAFQWGYNNNYPTVTVANAANLSVSTDNIVTDQGTGYIRLTNGSTTTYTTAFDMTATGTISMSLGFTGNPGTNGSMKVSVIISGPSTTGTTIPLCVSSPGGNCGSYSTAWSNSNFIPGHYIVTAQIYESQNTGSDVGLGIFYPVSTTVTTITGTKDFYYEGFEEGGGNSTINDARTGHLSYTGAYTKNLNGLSVRNYVLSYWLKSGNSWTLQTQSPVSVTGGSYTINIPSGQIDDVRFCPSDAQMTTYTYDPLVGMTSATDAKGITTTYEYDSFQRLKNVKDEDGHVVKHTDYHYAGQ